The genomic DNA CCGTATTTGCGATATCTGCCTTGCTTCATGATTTAAGCTCAAATTTAATCCTTTGGGCAGTGCTTAGATTTATGCTTGGATTTTGTTATTACAGTATAGTTATGGTGATAGAAAGCTGGCTAAATGCCAAAATCAGGAACTCAATCCGCTCAAGAATCTTATCATTTTATGAGATAGTTTTTTATCTATCATTTGGTCTTGGCTCTCTTATTATGAGCCTAAATTTAGATACTTCGACAGTATTTTTAGTCGGAACATTTTTCATTATACTTGGTTTAATTCCACTAAATTTAATCAACATCAAAGCACCAAAAATCCCACAAAAAGCCAACATCAGCTTCCCTAAAATTTACGATATTGCCCCACTAGCATTAGTTACAAGCATAATTGCTGGGCTTTGTATCAATGGCTTTTTTACTATGTCTACGCTTTTTGTTTTAGGACAAGGATTTGGCGCTTTTGAAGCTGGTATATTCATAGTTTGCGCTATGTGCGGCGGATTTATTTCGCATATGTTTTTTGGAGTTTTATCAGACAAATTTGGCAGAAAAGCAGCCATTATCTTAGCTTCATTCATAGCATTTTGCGCCGCTATTTTATTTATAGTAATTAAGCCTGGAATTTATCTCCAATACGTTATAGTATTTTTCTTAGGTGTTGGTATATTCGTGCTTTACGCACTATCCTTAGCTAGAGCAAATGATATTTTAAAAGACAAAAGTATGTGCGTGGAGGTCGGCAGGGCGTTGCTTTTTAGCTATTTAGTCGGCTCGTTTTTATCACCACTCATCATTGGTTTGCTTATAAATTTATTTGGCGAATTTGGGTTTATATACTTTTATGCTTGCGTTTTGCTCTTGCTTATGGTATTTGCCGTGTTTCAAAGAACAGCGCCAAAAGAGCTTGAAGTCGCCTTTGAGAGACACAGCGGACACAGCGTTTTGTTTGATGAGTTAAAACATGATAATAACTAACCAAAACCAAACCCCACTCCAGCCAAAAGATGACAAAACCACCAAAGATAGCCCCAAAAGTATATTTAAAACGCAAAATCTACCAAGCGTAGAAACCAGTGATTTAGACATCAAGTTAAGTAGTCTTACAAACAAGCTCCTTGACGCCTTAAAATCAGCAAACGACCAGATAGGCTACAAGCCGCAAATCCTAAACCAAGCCAAAAACGCACAAATAGCTCCAAATTTGACTAAAGATTTAAACGAGCTTGTCGCCACGCTAAAAAACGAGCCAAGCTTAGCCAAACTCACTGCCAAGCTTGAAGAGTTTCTAAAGCCAATTGAGCAGATCAAAAATACAAATATCGCAAAAACCATACAAAGCTCAGGCATAATGCTTGAAGCTAAAATCGCTAGCAGTCTTGAGCCTCAAACACTACCCTCAAGCATAAAAGAGCTTTTGAGCCTGATGAAAAACGTCTCAAGCAAAGAGCTTGCCAAAAGCTTCATCGCCCTAGCCAGTGATGAGAGTGGTGACACCGCAAAGAGTTTTAGTGAGCTAAAGCAAATCCTAACAAACGCCAAAAAACTAAACAACGACATCATAAATAACTCAAATTTCAAAGACTTATCAAACCTGCAAAATAAATTTGAAAATGCGGTTAAATTTTTAGACAAAATGGCAAATTTAGACGCCCAAAAATCCCAGCCAAAAGCTCCAAATTTAACTACAAATCAAGCTCAAAGCTTAAACCAAAATCAGCCAACCAAAATCAGCCAAACCACGCAAAAAGAGCTTTTACCAAAGCAGATCCAAACGGTCATCAAAACCATAGAAAACCTACTCCAAGCCACCCAAAACAAGCTATCAAATACAAACTTCGAGCTTCCAAATTTAAAAGCTGTAAAAGCGATCAAAAACGATCTCGTGAGCTTGCTTAGCGAGATAAAAACCCAAATCGCCAACCTAAAAGAGCCACTATCTGGGCAAAACCAAGCTCTCCAAACCAAGCAAAACTTGCAAAGCCTACTTGAAAAATCTACGCAGGTAGCCATAAGCCAAGCCCAAACGGCTGAGTTTATCAAAAGCATAAGCACCGACATAAATAGCTCAAATCTCCAAGATAAGCTAACCCTAGCAGCCAAAAAGCTCTCAAATATCATCAACTTTTTTGACAAAAACACAAGCGACGCCAAGCTAAATTTAGCCGAAATCAAACACCTTCTAAAAGCCACTACAAGGGCTGCAAACGACATACCAAATATAGCAAAAACCGATGAGAGCGCAACTATGAAAAGCATAGAAAACGACCT from Campylobacter iguaniorum includes the following:
- a CDS encoding MFS transporter; the protein is MGIRRVIVSLSALFFGMSFIFVANGLVVSSAGLLLKNLNASEAMIGVVTSCFFIGALVCTLISHKLISKVGHVRAYAIFSAVFAISALLHDLSSNLILWAVLRFMLGFCYYSIVMVIESWLNAKIRNSIRSRILSFYEIVFYLSFGLGSLIMSLNLDTSTVFLVGTFFIILGLIPLNLINIKAPKIPQKANISFPKIYDIAPLALVTSIIAGLCINGFFTMSTLFVLGQGFGAFEAGIFIVCAMCGGFISHMFFGVLSDKFGRKAAIILASFIAFCAAILFIVIKPGIYLQYVIVFFLGVGIFVLYALSLARANDILKDKSMCVEVGRALLFSYLVGSFLSPLIIGLLINLFGEFGFIYFYACVLLLLMVFAVFQRTAPKELEVAFERHSGHSVLFDELKHDNN
- a CDS encoding flagellar hook-length control protein FliK, producing the protein MIITNQNQTPLQPKDDKTTKDSPKSIFKTQNLPSVETSDLDIKLSSLTNKLLDALKSANDQIGYKPQILNQAKNAQIAPNLTKDLNELVATLKNEPSLAKLTAKLEEFLKPIEQIKNTNIAKTIQSSGIMLEAKIASSLEPQTLPSSIKELLSLMKNVSSKELAKSFIALASDESGDTAKSFSELKQILTNAKKLNNDIINNSNFKDLSNLQNKFENAVKFLDKMANLDAQKSQPKAPNLTTNQAQSLNQNQPTKISQTTQKELLPKQIQTVIKTIENLLQATQNKLSNTNFELPNLKAVKAIKNDLVSLLSEIKTQIANLKEPLSGQNQALQTKQNLQSLLEKSTQVAISQAQTAEFIKSISTDINSSNLQDKLTLAAKKLSNIINFFDKNTSDAKLNLAEIKHLLKATTRAANDIPNIAKTDESATMKSIENDLKATLLKLKDQASTNPNQASINQTTSRLLNQIEMHQLISYAQNSLQTYLPYTWDGLDSSSLAFKQGKKNKFYARLELNFIKFGSISVILGLSQSKYIDISIATQTNEFKDIILNSSKELKTSITDLGLIISSFSLIQKTKSEPYSDEKSFDLGFSVKA